One stretch of Nocardia mangyaensis DNA includes these proteins:
- a CDS encoding ribonuclease Z, with translation MSSRELVVLGTAGAVPTRRRNHNGYLLRWDGKGVLFDPGEGIQRQMSFAGASATELHWLCVTHFHGDHSLGVPGIVQRLGRDGVPHDVHAVFPAEGAQYWERLKYATSYFGEPSLVEHPVSGSGETLQGEGFTITAMPLEHSIPTYGYRLAEPDGRTFLPERLRAHGISGAAVRDLSGVLLAECTAPKPGQKVAFVMDTRLCDNVFALADGVDMLIIESTFLDSETAHAHERGHLTARQAGEVARSCGVKTLVLTHFSERYVQADDPLFLEQADFPGAVLAQDLDRIPLPPRRTGP, from the coding sequence ATGTCGTCACGGGAACTCGTCGTGCTCGGCACGGCTGGAGCTGTGCCCACTCGCCGCCGCAATCACAACGGGTATCTGCTGCGGTGGGATGGGAAAGGGGTGCTGTTCGATCCCGGGGAGGGGATTCAGCGGCAGATGTCGTTCGCGGGAGCTTCGGCGACGGAGTTGCATTGGCTGTGTGTGACGCATTTTCACGGGGATCATTCGCTCGGTGTTCCCGGGATCGTTCAGCGGCTGGGGCGGGATGGGGTTCCGCATGATGTGCATGCGGTGTTTCCGGCCGAGGGTGCGCAATATTGGGAGCGGTTGAAATACGCGACCAGCTATTTCGGGGAGCCCTCGCTGGTGGAACATCCGGTGAGTGGTTCGGGTGAGACCCTGCAGGGTGAGGGGTTCACGATCACCGCGATGCCGCTCGAACACAGCATCCCCACCTACGGTTACCGTCTAGCCGAACCGGATGGGCGGACGTTTCTGCCCGAACGACTACGGGCGCACGGCATCTCCGGGGCAGCGGTGCGGGATCTGTCGGGGGTGCTGCTGGCGGAGTGCACGGCACCCAAGCCGGGGCAGAAGGTGGCGTTCGTGATGGATACGCGCCTGTGCGACAACGTGTTCGCGCTCGCCGATGGTGTGGACATGCTCATCATCGAGTCGACGTTCTTGGACTCCGAGACCGCCCATGCGCACGAGCGAGGACACCTCACAGCGCGCCAGGCAGGCGAGGTCGCTCGCAGTTGCGGCGTGAAAACCCTTGTCCTGACCCACTTCTCCGAACGCTATGTCCAGGCCGACGACCCCTTGTTCCTGGAACAGGCCGATTTCCCCGGTGCCGTGCTCGCCCAAGACCTGGACCGAATCCCTCTCCCGCCACGGCGCACGGGTCCTTGA
- a CDS encoding sterol carrier family protein, producing the protein MARGVVDPAAVRAAVIAVGDWLRDGSVPAPERTVLGAAVRGTARALAGSAPGHSVEVRVPPFVAVQCIAGPRHTRGTPPNVVETDPRTWLLLATGLLDFDDALESGALSASGSRAREIAAWLPIVGVRTTEQ; encoded by the coding sequence GTGGCTCGAGGTGTGGTGGATCCGGCGGCGGTGCGGGCAGCGGTGATCGCGGTGGGGGACTGGCTGCGTGATGGGAGTGTTCCCGCGCCCGAGCGGACGGTGTTGGGGGCCGCGGTGCGGGGGACGGCGCGGGCGCTGGCGGGGAGTGCGCCGGGGCATTCGGTGGAGGTGCGGGTGCCGCCGTTCGTGGCGGTGCAGTGCATCGCGGGGCCTCGGCACACCAGGGGGACGCCGCCGAATGTGGTCGAGACTGATCCGCGGACCTGGTTGCTGCTGGCGACCGGGCTGCTGGACTTCGACGACGCGCTCGAGTCCGGGGCGCTGTCGGCGTCGGGGTCGCGGGCGCGCGAGATCGCGGCGTGGCTGCCGATCGTCGGGGTACGGACGACCGAGCAGTAG
- a CDS encoding YhgE/Pip domain-containing protein — translation MTTEDSAHEPADSPASPVDNAASVPKDSDSSSRGEATLDTPRISRGRWVRIVLAPTVVLSIVLSLLGVMYLAYISDPEGNLHDFPIALVNQDVGDTIDIDGRTEQVNFGEQVADALVAGLPEDQIDLRVVGISESERLMRTAQIYGAIIIPSDFSKRLGILGVGSVVGGEIERPIITVQSNPGMGPYSAGIVTRIGARALTEVNEQVGQQLTAQVRDTLAATPEGASAPQISGAAELTLAQPIHVVEQDWRPLSQGAGLGLTAFFYALLILMAGVVGAMVIHTMVDAQLGFQPTEYGPWYVHYPPTPISRLHTLLIKWGVMVVVSVVISLLYLIVAKILGVAGNQPTQLFLFSVLALVAVGLTCMASLAAFGTAGLLINLAVFVILGLPSSSGTVPIQATPKYIAWLADFEPMHQVYLGMRSILYFESDYTAGLGRGIWMSLLGLLLALVGGVAITKYYDYKGLHRENLIDKKAAA, via the coding sequence GTGACCACCGAAGACAGTGCGCACGAACCTGCTGATTCCCCAGCGTCTCCCGTGGACAACGCCGCTTCGGTACCGAAGGATTCCGATTCGTCGTCGCGTGGGGAAGCGACGTTGGACACACCCCGGATTTCCCGCGGGCGCTGGGTCCGGATCGTGCTGGCGCCGACCGTCGTCCTGTCGATCGTGTTGTCCCTGCTCGGGGTCATGTATCTGGCCTACATCTCCGATCCGGAGGGAAATCTGCACGATTTCCCGATCGCGCTGGTCAATCAGGACGTCGGTGACACCATCGACATCGACGGCCGGACCGAGCAGGTGAACTTCGGCGAGCAGGTGGCCGACGCCCTGGTGGCGGGCCTGCCCGAAGACCAGATCGACCTGAGAGTGGTCGGGATCAGCGAGTCCGAACGGCTGATGCGCACCGCCCAGATCTACGGCGCCATCATCATCCCCAGCGACTTCAGCAAACGGCTGGGCATTCTCGGCGTTGGCAGCGTGGTCGGCGGCGAGATCGAGCGCCCGATCATCACCGTGCAGAGCAATCCCGGGATGGGCCCGTACTCCGCGGGCATCGTGACCCGCATCGGCGCGCGAGCGCTGACCGAGGTGAACGAGCAGGTCGGGCAGCAACTGACCGCCCAGGTCCGCGACACGCTCGCCGCGACACCGGAAGGCGCGTCGGCGCCGCAGATCTCCGGCGCCGCCGAGCTGACGCTGGCCCAGCCCATCCACGTGGTCGAGCAGGACTGGCGACCGCTGAGCCAGGGCGCGGGCCTTGGCCTGACCGCCTTCTTCTACGCGCTGCTGATCCTGATGGCGGGCGTGGTCGGCGCGATGGTCATCCACACCATGGTCGACGCGCAACTGGGCTTCCAGCCCACCGAGTACGGCCCCTGGTACGTGCACTACCCGCCGACGCCGATCTCGCGTTTGCACACCCTGCTGATCAAGTGGGGCGTGATGGTCGTCGTGTCCGTGGTGATCTCGCTGCTCTATCTGATCGTGGCGAAGATCTTGGGCGTGGCAGGCAACCAGCCGACGCAGCTGTTCCTGTTCTCGGTGCTGGCGCTGGTCGCGGTCGGCCTGACCTGCATGGCCTCACTCGCCGCCTTCGGCACCGCGGGCTTGCTGATCAACCTGGCCGTCTTCGTCATCCTCGGCCTGCCCTCCTCGAGCGGCACCGTCCCGATCCAGGCGACCCCGAAATACATCGCCTGGCTGGCCGACTTCGAGCCGATGCACCAGGTCTACCTGGGCATGCGCTCGATCCTGTACTTCGAATCCGACTACACCGCCGGCCTGGGCCGTGGGATCTGGATGTCGCTGCTCGGTCTGCTCCTCGCCCTGGTCGGCGGTGTCGCCATCACCAAGTACTACGACTACAAGGGTCTGCACCGGGAGAACCTGATCGACAAGAAGGCCGCGGCCTGA
- the purF gene encoding amidophosphoribosyltransferase, whose translation MTDADRTIDSTSALLDEPENEPREECGVFGVWAPDEDVAKLTYYGLYALQHRGQEAAGIAVSDGSQILVFKDLGLVSQVFDEQTLAAMPGHIAVGHCRYSTTGGVTWENAQPIFRTTAVGSGLALGHNGNLVNTAELAGRARELGLIGAGVVNGRPQMTGATSDSDIVTALLAHASADSSIEQAAMELLPQLRGAFCLTFMDEHTLYAARDPHGVRPLVLGRLDRGWVVASETAALDIVGASFVREIEPGELLAIDADGVRSMRFANPEPKGCVFEYVYLARPDTTIAGRSVHSTRVEIGRKLAKEHPIEADLVIPVPESGTPAAVGYAQGSGIPYGQGLMKNAYVGRTFIQPSQTIRQLGIRLKLNPLREVIRGKRLIVVDDSIVRGNTQRALIRMLRESGALEIHVRIASPPVKWPCFYGIDFASRAELIANGTGADDSYADMVENVRRSIGADSLGYISTDGMIAATEQPRSRLCTACFTGEYPIELPQEAAIGKNLLEGMLSGKPEAKLLGENVNVDALSRP comes from the coding sequence GTGACCGACGCCGATCGCACGATCGACAGCACATCCGCACTTCTGGACGAGCCCGAGAACGAGCCCCGTGAGGAGTGCGGCGTCTTCGGCGTCTGGGCTCCGGACGAGGATGTCGCCAAGCTCACCTATTACGGCCTCTACGCGCTGCAGCATCGCGGTCAGGAAGCGGCGGGCATCGCCGTCTCCGACGGCTCCCAGATCCTGGTCTTCAAGGATCTCGGCCTGGTCAGCCAGGTGTTCGACGAGCAGACCCTCGCCGCCATGCCGGGGCACATCGCCGTCGGTCACTGTCGCTACTCCACCACCGGTGGGGTGACCTGGGAGAACGCGCAGCCGATCTTCCGCACCACCGCCGTCGGCTCCGGCCTGGCGCTGGGCCACAACGGCAATCTGGTGAACACCGCCGAATTGGCCGGGCGCGCACGCGAACTCGGTCTCATCGGGGCGGGCGTGGTCAACGGCCGCCCGCAGATGACCGGCGCCACCTCCGACTCCGACATCGTCACCGCGCTGCTGGCCCACGCCTCCGCGGACTCCAGCATCGAACAGGCCGCGATGGAGCTGCTACCCCAGCTGCGCGGCGCGTTCTGCCTGACCTTCATGGACGAGCACACCCTCTACGCCGCGCGTGATCCGCACGGTGTGCGTCCGCTGGTGCTCGGCCGGCTCGACCGCGGCTGGGTGGTCGCCTCCGAGACCGCCGCGCTCGACATCGTCGGCGCCTCCTTCGTCCGCGAGATCGAGCCGGGCGAGCTGCTCGCGATCGACGCCGACGGTGTGCGCTCGATGCGGTTCGCCAATCCCGAGCCCAAGGGTTGCGTCTTCGAGTACGTCTACCTGGCGCGTCCCGATACGACGATCGCCGGTCGCTCGGTGCATTCCACCCGCGTGGAGATCGGCCGCAAGCTGGCCAAGGAACATCCGATCGAGGCCGACCTGGTGATCCCGGTGCCCGAGTCGGGCACCCCCGCCGCGGTCGGGTACGCGCAGGGTTCCGGCATTCCCTACGGCCAGGGCCTGATGAAGAACGCCTATGTGGGCCGCACCTTCATCCAGCCCAGCCAGACCATTCGTCAGCTGGGTATCCGGCTCAAGCTGAATCCGCTGCGCGAGGTGATCCGCGGCAAGCGCCTGATCGTCGTCGACGACTCCATCGTGCGCGGCAACACCCAGCGCGCGCTGATCCGTATGCTGCGCGAGTCCGGTGCGCTCGAGATCCACGTGCGCATCGCGTCACCGCCGGTGAAGTGGCCCTGCTTCTACGGCATCGATTTCGCCTCGCGCGCGGAGCTGATCGCCAACGGCACGGGCGCCGACGACAGCTACGCGGACATGGTCGAGAACGTCCGCCGCTCGATCGGCGCCGACAGCCTCGGCTACATCTCCACCGACGGCATGATCGCCGCCACCGAACAGCCCCGCTCCCGCCTGTGCACCGCCTGCTTCACCGGCGAGTACCCGATCGAGCTTCCCCAGGAAGCCGCCATCGGCAAGAACCTCCTCGAAGGCATGCTCTCGGGCAAGCCGGAGGCGAAGCTCCTCGGCGAGAACGTCAACGTCGACGCGCTGAGCCGCCCGTAG
- the purM gene encoding phosphoribosylformylglycinamidine cyclo-ligase has product MTEQTPSGAGASYAAAGVSIEAGDRAVELFGPLAKKASRPEVQGGIGGFAGLFALKGGYREPLLAASTDGVGTKIAVAQALDKHDTVGLDLVAMVVDDLVVCGAEPLFLQDYIAIGKVVPEKVAELVSGIAEGCIKAGCALLGGETAEHPGLMDPDDYDLSATGVGVVEADSVLGPDRVRPGDVVIAMGSSGLHSNGYSLARKVLLDIDRMSLTGYVEEFGRTLGEELLEPTRIYAKDCLALIAETDVRTFSHVTGGGLAANLARVLPAGLVAELDRGTWNPAPVFKLIAQRGRVERLEMEKTFNMGVGMVAIVAPEDADRALAVLTARHIDCWTLGQVKKAPDADAPRAVLLGDHPRF; this is encoded by the coding sequence ATGACTGAACAGACCCCCAGCGGTGCAGGCGCTTCCTACGCCGCGGCAGGCGTGAGCATCGAAGCCGGTGACCGCGCCGTCGAATTGTTCGGACCATTGGCGAAGAAGGCCAGCCGACCCGAGGTGCAGGGCGGCATCGGCGGATTCGCTGGTCTGTTCGCGCTCAAGGGCGGCTACCGTGAGCCCCTGCTCGCGGCCTCCACCGACGGCGTCGGCACCAAGATCGCGGTCGCGCAGGCGCTCGACAAGCACGACACGGTGGGCCTCGACCTGGTCGCCATGGTCGTCGACGATCTGGTCGTCTGCGGCGCCGAGCCGCTGTTCCTGCAGGACTACATCGCCATCGGCAAGGTTGTCCCGGAGAAGGTCGCCGAACTGGTCTCCGGCATCGCCGAGGGCTGCATCAAGGCCGGTTGCGCGCTGCTGGGCGGCGAGACGGCCGAACACCCCGGTCTGATGGATCCCGACGACTACGACCTGTCCGCCACCGGCGTCGGCGTCGTGGAAGCCGACTCCGTGCTCGGCCCCGACCGCGTGCGCCCCGGTGACGTCGTCATCGCGATGGGCTCCTCGGGCCTGCACTCCAACGGGTACAGCCTGGCCCGCAAGGTGTTGCTCGACATCGACCGCATGTCGCTCACCGGCTACGTCGAGGAGTTCGGCCGCACCCTCGGTGAGGAACTGCTCGAACCGACCCGCATCTACGCCAAGGACTGCCTCGCGCTGATCGCCGAGACCGACGTGCGCACCTTCTCCCACGTCACCGGTGGTGGCCTGGCCGCCAACCTGGCGCGCGTGCTGCCCGCCGGCCTGGTCGCCGAGCTCGACCGCGGCACCTGGAACCCGGCCCCGGTGTTCAAGCTGATCGCCCAGCGCGGGCGGGTCGAGCGGCTCGAGATGGAGAAGACGTTCAACATGGGCGTCGGCATGGTCGCGATCGTCGCCCCCGAGGACGCCGACCGGGCGCTGGCCGTGCTCACCGCGCGTCACATCGACTGCTGGACGCTGGGCCAGGTCAAGAAGGCCCCTGACGCCGACGCACCGCGTGCGGTGTTGCTGGGCGATCACCCCAGGTTCTGA
- a CDS encoding DUF3073 domain-containing protein, which yields MGRGRAKAKQTKVARELKYSSAPTDFASLQRELSDSTPLHSQPRSGGVISDEHDADESPSRWNNEDDDYDSWRR from the coding sequence ATGGGCCGTGGCCGGGCTAAGGCAAAGCAGACCAAAGTCGCACGTGAGCTCAAGTACAGCTCCGCGCCGACCGACTTCGCGAGCCTTCAGCGCGAGCTGTCGGATAGCACTCCGCTCCACTCTCAACCAAGGAGTGGCGGAGTGATTTCCGATGAGCACGACGCAGACGAGTCGCCGTCCCGTTGGAACAACGAGGACGACGACTACGACAGCTGGCGCCGCTGA